A window from Aeromonas rivipollensis encodes these proteins:
- a CDS encoding cytochrome ubiquinol oxidase subunit I, protein MISLDDVVSLSRIQFGATAMFHFLFVPLTLGLSWILVIAESAYVMTGKVIYKDITRFWGKLFGINFVMGVTTGITLEFQFGTNWAYYSHYVGDIFGTPLAVEGLMAFFLESTLVGLFFFGWDKLSRGQHLLVTALVALGSNLSALWILIANGWMQNPVGAEFNPMTMRMELVDVAAVIFNPVAQVKFVHTVAAGYVAASLFVMGVSSWYLLRRMEVRFALRSFAIASGFGLAAILSVIVLGDESGYRTGEVQKVKLAAIEAEWHTEPAPASFTLFGLPDQRAETTHAAVKIPYLMGIIATRSLDEQVTGLKDLKAEHEVRIRSGMLAHDALEALRADGSNAEARATFERHRADLGYGLLLTPYAKAIGKADEAAIAKAVDDSIPQVAPLFWSFRLMVGIGVVLLLLFGAAFLQLCRGRLVQSTRLLKALFWSIPLPWIAIEAGWFVAEFGRQPWTISDVLPVSASVSLLQPGQLWFSLISIFLIYSTLLVVELFLLRHVIRKGPASLQTGRYQGEVLKNGSPV, encoded by the coding sequence ATGATAAGCCTGGATGATGTGGTCAGCCTCTCCCGAATACAGTTCGGCGCGACGGCGATGTTCCACTTTCTGTTTGTGCCCCTCACCCTGGGGCTGTCCTGGATCCTGGTGATCGCCGAATCCGCCTACGTGATGACCGGCAAGGTGATCTACAAGGACATCACCCGCTTCTGGGGCAAGCTGTTTGGCATCAACTTCGTCATGGGGGTCACTACGGGGATCACCCTGGAGTTCCAGTTCGGGACCAACTGGGCCTACTACTCCCACTATGTCGGCGACATCTTCGGCACTCCGCTGGCGGTGGAGGGGCTGATGGCCTTCTTCCTGGAATCCACCCTGGTCGGCCTCTTCTTCTTCGGCTGGGACAAGCTCTCCCGGGGCCAGCACCTGCTGGTGACGGCGTTGGTGGCGCTCGGCTCCAACCTCTCCGCCCTCTGGATCCTCATCGCCAACGGCTGGATGCAGAACCCGGTCGGCGCCGAGTTCAACCCCATGACGATGCGCATGGAGCTGGTGGACGTGGCGGCGGTGATCTTCAACCCGGTTGCCCAGGTCAAGTTCGTCCACACAGTGGCGGCGGGTTATGTGGCCGCCTCCCTGTTCGTAATGGGGGTGAGCAGCTGGTATCTGCTGCGCCGCATGGAGGTGCGCTTCGCCCTGCGATCCTTCGCCATCGCCTCGGGCTTTGGTCTCGCCGCCATCCTCTCGGTCATCGTACTGGGTGACGAGTCGGGCTATCGCACCGGCGAGGTGCAGAAGGTCAAGCTCGCCGCCATCGAGGCGGAGTGGCATACCGAGCCAGCGCCGGCCTCCTTCACCCTGTTCGGCCTGCCGGATCAGCGCGCCGAGACTACCCACGCCGCGGTCAAGATCCCCTATCTGATGGGCATCATCGCCACCCGCTCCCTGGATGAGCAGGTGACAGGCCTTAAAGATCTCAAGGCCGAGCACGAGGTGCGCATTCGCAGCGGCATGTTGGCCCACGACGCCCTGGAAGCCCTGCGAGCGGATGGTAGCAATGCCGAGGCTCGTGCCACCTTCGAGCGCCACCGCGCCGATCTCGGCTACGGCCTCTTGCTCACCCCCTACGCCAAGGCGATTGGCAAGGCGGACGAGGCGGCCATTGCTAAGGCGGTGGACGACTCCATCCCCCAGGTGGCGCCGCTGTTCTGGAGCTTCAGGCTGATGGTGGGCATAGGGGTGGTGTTGCTGCTGCTCTTTGGTGCCGCCTTCCTGCAACTGTGCCGGGGCCGGCTGGTGCAATCGACCCGACTGCTCAAAGCCCTGTTCTGGAGCATACCGCTGCCCTGGATTGCCATAGAGGCGGGCTGGTTCGTGGCCGAGTTCGGCCGCCAGCCCTGGACCATCAGCGACGTGCTGCCGGTGTCGGCGTCGGTCTCCTTGCTGCAACCGGGCCAACTCTGGTTCAGCCTCATCTCCATCTTCCTCATCTACAGCACGTTGCTGGTGGTGGAGCTGTTCTTGTTGCGTCACGTGATCCGCAAAGGGCCCGCCAGCCTGCAGACGGGTCGTTATCAAGGTGAAGTGTTGAAAAACGGGAGTCCTGTCTGA
- a CDS encoding PLP-dependent aminotransferase family protein, translating into MSRYGQLAALLQQQIESGLWQPGERIPSIRQSCKTHDLSPMTVLQAYQLLESRGLILARPQSGYYVKAATSPLQASAAQQAHYSGSVDINDLVFEVLQASKSRELVPLGLAVADPALFPHPQLGRALASCMRRLDPFSTVADLPPGNEALRRAIAQRYASDGLAVDPQEIIITTGAMEALSLSLQVLTEPGDWVVVESPTFYGALQAIERLQLKVVEIPVIPGVGIDLALLTEALAQRPIKACWLMGNVQHPLGHTMPDGHKQGLMALLNAHEVPLVEDDVYAELYFGRERPRPIKYWDARGDSLLCGSWTKCLAPGFRVGWVVAGPHAERIQRLQLMSTLSTNVPSQLALADMLRQGGVDAHFRRLRHTLAQRQQQMRAALLRLFQDEVRISTPNGGYFLWLTFDERLDSRALYAQALASGFSLAPGALFSSQGQHNHCLRLNSAHPWSPALEATLTRLAALVHQQLVPHQ; encoded by the coding sequence ATGTCCCGTTACGGTCAGCTGGCTGCCTTGTTGCAGCAGCAGATAGAGAGCGGCCTCTGGCAGCCGGGGGAGCGCATCCCCTCCATCCGCCAGAGCTGCAAGACCCATGACCTCAGCCCCATGACGGTGCTGCAGGCCTACCAGTTGCTCGAGAGCCGCGGCCTCATCCTGGCCAGGCCTCAGTCCGGCTACTACGTCAAGGCCGCCACCTCCCCGCTGCAGGCGAGCGCGGCCCAGCAGGCCCACTACAGCGGCTCGGTGGACATCAACGATCTGGTGTTCGAGGTGTTGCAGGCGAGCAAGTCCCGGGAGCTGGTGCCGCTGGGGCTCGCGGTGGCGGATCCCGCCCTCTTCCCCCATCCCCAGCTCGGCCGGGCACTGGCGAGCTGCATGCGCCGCCTCGACCCCTTCAGCACTGTGGCAGATCTCCCCCCAGGCAACGAGGCGCTGCGCCGCGCCATCGCCCAGCGTTACGCCAGCGACGGCCTGGCGGTGGACCCCCAGGAGATCATCATCACCACCGGCGCCATGGAGGCCCTCTCCCTCAGCCTGCAGGTGCTGACCGAACCCGGGGACTGGGTGGTGGTGGAGTCCCCCACCTTCTACGGCGCCCTGCAGGCCATAGAGCGCTTGCAGCTCAAGGTGGTGGAAATACCGGTGATCCCCGGGGTGGGCATCGATCTTGCCCTGCTCACCGAGGCCCTGGCCCAGCGTCCCATCAAGGCGTGCTGGCTGATGGGCAACGTCCAGCACCCCCTCGGCCACACCATGCCGGATGGCCACAAGCAGGGGCTGATGGCGCTGCTCAACGCCCATGAGGTGCCCCTGGTGGAGGACGACGTCTACGCCGAACTCTACTTTGGCCGCGAGCGGCCAAGACCCATCAAGTATTGGGATGCCCGGGGCGACAGCCTGCTGTGCGGCTCCTGGACCAAGTGTCTGGCGCCGGGCTTTCGGGTCGGCTGGGTAGTGGCGGGACCCCATGCCGAGCGCATCCAGCGGCTGCAACTGATGTCGACCCTCTCCACCAATGTGCCGAGCCAGCTGGCACTCGCCGACATGCTGCGCCAGGGCGGGGTGGATGCCCACTTTCGCCGCCTGCGCCACACCCTGGCCCAGCGCCAGCAACAGATGCGGGCGGCCCTGCTGCGCCTCTTCCAGGACGAGGTGCGCATCTCGACCCCGAATGGCGGCTACTTCCTCTGGCTGACATTCGACGAGCGCCTCGACAGCCGGGCACTCTATGCCCAGGCGCTGGCCAGCGGTTTCTCACTGGCCCCCGGGGCCCTGTTCTCGAGCCAGGGCCAGCACAACCACTGCCTGCGCCTCAACAGCGCCCATCCCTGGAGCCCGGCGCTGGAGGCCACCCTCACCCGGCTGGCGGCCCTGGTCCACCAGCAGCTCGTGCCCCATCAATAG
- a CDS encoding GNAT family N-acetyltransferase, translating into MEIRKATELDLDAIVELDRQIGQIHFEQAPEVFCPPSSQQRAFLLDAIQREGRLFCVALVEGLVVGFLSARLDINDSIPFLTKLPVCRITTVVVDEHHRSRGIGKALIAHCDGWAKAHDASQLKLEVMSFNDRARSLYESLGFTRQSETYAR; encoded by the coding sequence TTGGAAATACGCAAGGCAACCGAGCTGGATCTCGACGCCATCGTCGAACTGGATCGGCAGATAGGGCAGATCCACTTCGAGCAGGCTCCCGAAGTGTTCTGCCCTCCCTCTTCACAGCAGCGGGCATTTCTGCTGGACGCCATCCAACGGGAGGGGCGGCTGTTTTGTGTCGCCCTGGTGGAGGGATTGGTGGTGGGTTTCTTGAGCGCCCGGCTCGACATCAATGACAGCATTCCGTTTCTTACCAAGCTGCCCGTCTGCCGCATCACGACAGTGGTAGTGGATGAGCACCACAGATCCCGTGGCATCGGCAAGGCGCTGATCGCCCATTGTGATGGCTGGGCCAAGGCCCATGATGCCAGCCAGCTCAAGCTGGAAGTCATGTCATTCAATGACAGGGCCAGGTCGCTTTACGAATCCCTTGGCTTTACCCGGCAGTCTGAAACGTACGCCAGATAG
- a CDS encoding tellurite resistance TerB family protein — protein MKQMLEQLMGAGKGWLNDGGDSRKAQMKGMAQGGLAAGAMALLLGNKKMRKYGTKVAAVGGAAALGGLAYKLYQDWQQNQSAPAAGTPHPLNELAGAELDARASLLVRAMVAAARADGHIDGNERQKIQQYLTEQGQPDAARWIDAELARPLDPQALAREVTDMEQATEVYLASLLAVEVDHFMERGYLDELARALKLDDNLKTSIERQVAQLGAPG, from the coding sequence ATGAAACAGATGCTGGAGCAATTGATGGGAGCTGGCAAGGGCTGGCTCAACGATGGCGGTGACAGTCGCAAGGCCCAGATGAAGGGCATGGCCCAGGGGGGGCTGGCCGCCGGGGCCATGGCGCTGCTGCTTGGCAACAAGAAGATGCGCAAGTACGGCACCAAGGTGGCGGCGGTGGGCGGGGCGGCCGCCCTCGGCGGGCTGGCCTACAAGCTCTATCAGGACTGGCAGCAGAACCAGAGTGCGCCAGCGGCCGGCACGCCCCATCCCCTCAACGAGCTGGCGGGCGCCGAACTGGATGCCCGCGCCAGCTTGCTGGTGCGCGCCATGGTGGCGGCGGCCCGGGCCGACGGCCACATCGACGGCAACGAGCGCCAGAAGATCCAGCAGTACCTGACCGAGCAGGGCCAACCCGATGCCGCCCGCTGGATTGACGCCGAGCTGGCCCGCCCGCTGGATCCCCAGGCCCTGGCCCGGGAGGTGACCGACATGGAGCAGGCCACCGAGGTCTATCTCGCCTCCCTGCTCGCCGTCGAGGTGGATCACTTCATGGAGCGCGGCTATCTCGACGAGCTGGCCCGTGCCCTCAAGCTCGATGACAACCTGAAAACCAGCATAGAGCGCCAGGTGGCCCAGCTGGGCGCGCCGGGTTGA
- a CDS encoding acyl-CoA thioesterase: MTPPHELTLQFLAEPADVNFGGKVHGGMVMKWIDQAGYACAAGWCGGYAVTVYVGGIRFLRPIQIGQLVEVHARVIHTGTTSMHLAVDVYSRHPTDPQRHKTTHCIIIFVAMDEHGKPSPVPQWQPVSEQDLSLQQYAKKLMALREELDKEMRQHM, encoded by the coding sequence ATGACCCCACCCCACGAGCTGACCCTGCAATTTCTCGCCGAACCCGCCGACGTCAACTTCGGTGGCAAGGTCCATGGCGGCATGGTGATGAAGTGGATCGATCAGGCCGGCTACGCCTGCGCCGCCGGCTGGTGTGGCGGCTATGCCGTCACCGTCTATGTGGGGGGCATCCGCTTTTTGCGCCCCATCCAGATAGGCCAGCTGGTGGAGGTGCACGCCAGGGTGATCCACACGGGCACCACCAGCATGCACCTGGCGGTGGATGTCTACAGCCGCCACCCCACTGATCCCCAGCGCCACAAGACCACCCACTGCATCATCATCTTCGTGGCCATGGACGAGCACGGCAAGCCGAGCCCTGTGCCCCAATGGCAGCCGGTGAGCGAGCAGGATCTGAGCTTGCAGCAGTACGCCAAAAAACTGATGGCCCTGCGCGAAGAGCTCGACAAGGAGATGCGCCAGCACATGTGA
- the rsmS gene encoding pleiotropic regulatory protein RsmS, which yields MSLENAPPEVKLAVDLIELLETNQIAPDLALAALAIVRRDYERKLEEGRAH from the coding sequence ATGTCACTGGAAAATGCACCGCCCGAGGTCAAACTCGCGGTGGATCTGATAGAACTGCTGGAAACCAACCAGATTGCCCCTGATCTCGCCCTGGCGGCGCTCGCCATCGTCCGCCGGGACTATGAGCGCAAGCTCGAGGAAGGCCGGGCGCACTGA
- a CDS encoding GyrI-like domain-containing protein has translation MSEPVRFETGKAMLLGGLRRHHSFQHGDFGGQWRDFSALGPLPGQLGEHAYGVICAATATECEYMCAVEVAALEVLPKTLGRMRIAPQTYAVFRHLGHVDALPQTWQAALDWLARSSWESANKPDFERYGDAFDPDSGSGEVEVWLAVVPKQSLA, from the coding sequence ATGTCAGAACCCGTTCGCTTCGAAACCGGCAAGGCCATGCTGCTTGGCGGCCTGCGCCGCCATCACAGCTTCCAGCACGGCGACTTCGGTGGCCAGTGGCGCGACTTCAGCGCCCTTGGCCCCCTGCCGGGTCAGCTGGGGGAGCACGCCTACGGTGTCATCTGCGCCGCCACCGCCACCGAGTGCGAATATATGTGCGCGGTAGAAGTCGCGGCGCTGGAGGTCTTGCCCAAAACCCTGGGCCGGATGCGGATCGCCCCCCAGACCTATGCGGTCTTTCGCCATCTGGGCCATGTCGATGCCCTGCCCCAGACCTGGCAGGCCGCCCTCGACTGGCTGGCTCGGTCCAGCTGGGAATCCGCCAACAAGCCGGATTTTGAGCGCTACGGCGACGCCTTTGACCCGGATAGCGGCAGCGGCGAGGTGGAAGTCTGGCTCGCCGTGGTGCCGAAGCAATCCCTGGCCTGA
- a CDS encoding LysR family transcriptional regulator: protein MLDPHLLQSFVAIVETGSFTRAGERMHLTQSTISQQMRRLEQQLGCPLLDRSGRQVVTTAQGEKLLGLARRILGLLARAGERVSEASHPLRLGVPEDFAAGAMTAVLAAFARQYPEVRLEVQSGLSHALWQAFEGGELDLALIKQGRGQGEPIARWREPLAWVDSRDWPASQREPVPLVVFPSEGLYRRQITEAMDARGIPWRIAYVSASLASLQGAVSAGIGVSLLPARLLQPDQVALVDWPAVRSVELALHLGAGESEPLSRLCEALIALCDEVMGPR from the coding sequence TTGCTGGATCCCCACCTGCTGCAGAGCTTTGTCGCCATCGTCGAGACCGGCAGTTTCACCCGTGCCGGCGAGCGGATGCACCTGACCCAGTCCACCATCAGCCAGCAGATGCGCCGCCTCGAGCAGCAGCTCGGTTGCCCGCTGCTCGACAGATCCGGCCGCCAGGTGGTGACCACGGCCCAGGGGGAGAAGCTGCTGGGGCTGGCGCGCCGCATCCTGGGGCTGCTGGCCCGGGCGGGGGAGCGGGTGAGCGAGGCCAGTCACCCCCTGCGCCTCGGGGTGCCCGAGGATTTCGCCGCCGGCGCCATGACGGCGGTGCTGGCGGCTTTTGCCCGGCAATACCCCGAGGTGAGGCTGGAGGTGCAAAGCGGACTTAGCCACGCCCTGTGGCAGGCCTTCGAAGGGGGGGAGCTGGATCTGGCGCTGATCAAGCAGGGGCGGGGGCAGGGGGAGCCCATCGCCCGCTGGCGCGAGCCGCTGGCCTGGGTCGACAGCCGCGACTGGCCAGCCAGCCAGCGGGAGCCGGTTCCCCTGGTGGTGTTTCCGAGCGAAGGCCTCTATCGGCGCCAGATCACCGAGGCCATGGATGCCAGGGGGATCCCCTGGCGCATCGCCTACGTCAGTGCCAGCCTCGCCAGCCTGCAGGGGGCGGTGAGCGCGGGCATAGGGGTGAGCCTGCTGCCCGCCCGCTTGCTGCAGCCCGATCAGGTGGCGCTGGTGGACTGGCCGGCGGTGCGCTCGGTGGAGCTGGCCCTGCACCTAGGGGCCGGGGAGAGTGAGCCCCTCAGCCGGCTGTGCGAGGCCCTGATCGCGCTCTGTGACGAGGTGATGGGGCCCAGGTAG
- a CDS encoding nucleoside deaminase: MSQPPQSGARPVNALSAVSAPSHQAWLEQTLQLALTHRQQGGRPFAALLVRDNQLVASAVNRMLEAGDPSRHAELEALREGSRKGPLAGAIVYASGHPCPMCLCALVMNGISAVYYAFDNEDAAPFGFDSSAAYAALRLPLCPPPLPLVKLPSPIPAAALYGPQSHG; encoded by the coding sequence ATGTCACAGCCTCCCCAGTCCGGTGCCCGCCCGGTGAACGCCCTCAGTGCCGTCTCGGCCCCCAGCCATCAGGCATGGCTGGAGCAGACCCTGCAGCTGGCCCTGACCCACCGCCAGCAGGGGGGCCGCCCCTTCGCCGCCCTCTTGGTGCGAGACAACCAGCTGGTGGCAAGCGCCGTCAACCGCATGCTGGAAGCGGGGGATCCCAGCCGTCACGCCGAGCTGGAGGCGCTGCGGGAGGGGAGCCGCAAGGGCCCGCTTGCGGGAGCCATCGTCTATGCCAGCGGCCACCCCTGCCCCATGTGCCTCTGCGCCCTGGTGATGAACGGCATCAGCGCCGTCTACTACGCCTTCGACAACGAAGACGCGGCCCCCTTCGGCTTTGACAGCAGCGCGGCCTACGCGGCGCTGCGCCTGCCGCTCTGCCCGCCGCCCCTGCCCCTCGTCAAGTTGCCAAGCCCCATACCGGCCGCCGCCCTCTACGGCCCCCAGTCCCATGGTTAA
- a CDS encoding cyanate transporter — protein sequence MVKRLLPSGSGALLVLVVLIGINLRPFLTAIGPLAGQIDAQLGLGMDRLAWVTLLPLLLIGVGVLLTPALLDKAGPRPLLGAALLLLTLGSALRLDLSSGTLLIASAALCGLGSALVQGTLPGLIKGAFAGKVPLVMGIFSACMMGGGALGAVLTPRVALHLDWSQALALWSLPVLLALLWLGWRVRLPAAAPHSPESGEQRLIALPRAWLLIACFGIINSGYGIVVAWLAPAYLALGWSPQQGGELVAWLALAQTASGLGLPLLAARKLDRRPWMGLAIVMQVAGFGGLWLAPEAAPILWCLLCGAGLGGSFSLIMVMALDHLPDPRRAGSLSALMQGFGFILAATGPWVAARLHHLSGDFASAWQWQLGGLVLMSLMVLRLDPRHYARVMGARALEQPAPLTQRAQTAQSDTPA from the coding sequence ATGGTTAAGCGCCTGCTCCCCTCCGGCAGCGGCGCCCTGCTGGTGCTGGTGGTGCTGATTGGCATCAACCTGCGCCCCTTCCTCACCGCCATAGGCCCCCTGGCGGGGCAGATAGACGCCCAGCTGGGCCTCGGCATGGACAGGCTGGCCTGGGTCACCCTGCTGCCGCTGCTGCTGATCGGGGTCGGTGTCTTGCTCACCCCGGCCCTGCTCGACAAGGCCGGGCCGCGCCCCTTGCTCGGGGCGGCCCTGTTGCTACTGACGCTGGGCAGCGCCCTGCGCCTCGATCTGTCCAGCGGCACCCTGCTCATCGCCAGCGCCGCCCTGTGCGGGCTGGGGTCGGCCCTGGTGCAGGGGACACTGCCCGGCCTCATCAAGGGGGCCTTTGCGGGCAAGGTGCCCCTGGTGATGGGGATCTTCTCGGCCTGCATGATGGGGGGCGGGGCGCTCGGCGCCGTGCTCACCCCCAGGGTCGCCCTCCACCTCGACTGGTCCCAGGCGCTGGCCCTCTGGAGCCTGCCGGTGCTGCTGGCCCTGCTCTGGCTCGGCTGGCGGGTGCGCCTGCCCGCCGCCGCGCCGCACTCCCCCGAATCAGGGGAGCAGCGGCTGATCGCGCTGCCCCGCGCCTGGCTGCTGATCGCCTGCTTTGGCATCATCAACAGCGGCTACGGCATCGTCGTGGCCTGGCTGGCCCCCGCCTACCTTGCGCTGGGTTGGAGCCCCCAGCAGGGGGGCGAGCTGGTGGCCTGGCTGGCCCTGGCCCAGACCGCCAGCGGCCTGGGTCTGCCGCTGCTGGCGGCCCGCAAGCTTGACCGCCGCCCCTGGATGGGGCTGGCCATTGTGATGCAGGTGGCGGGCTTTGGCGGCCTCTGGCTCGCCCCGGAGGCCGCCCCCATCCTCTGGTGCCTGCTGTGCGGCGCAGGCCTTGGCGGCAGCTTCTCCCTCATCATGGTGATGGCGCTGGATCACCTGCCAGACCCCAGACGCGCCGGTAGCCTGAGCGCCCTGATGCAGGGATTTGGCTTCATACTGGCGGCCACAGGCCCCTGGGTGGCGGCCCGCCTGCACCACCTGAGCGGTGACTTCGCCAGCGCCTGGCAGTGGCAGCTCGGCGGTTTGGTGCTGATGAGCCTGATGGTGCTACGCCTGGATCCGCGCCACTACGCTCGCGTGATGGGGGCCAGGGCGTTGGAGCAGCCCGCCCCTCTCACCCAAAGGGCCCAGACGGCACAAAGCGATACACCGGCCTAG
- the rluF gene encoding 23S rRNA pseudouridine(2604) synthase RluF — MLADESMRLNKYISESGICSRREADRFIEQGHVYINGKRAGIGDQVFAGDLVKVNGQVIEAREADSLVFIVLNKPVGIVSTTEAGEKDNIVDFVNHSTRIFPIGRLDKDSQGLIFLTNHGDLVNKILRAGNDHEKEYLVTVDKPVTDDFIRGMGAGVPILGAVTKKCKVKREAPFVFRITLVQGLNRQIRRMCEHFGFEVTKLERIRIMNVSLKGLPVGEWRDLTDDELIELFKLIEDSSSEVKPAKGEKPKTPAAQTAKPAQGKKPRRDDDHEIGGRPNVPGPEAFEKKSPAGKGGAGKVAAGKGAAGKGAPAKGGKPAAGKPRSPQAGRQKKGR; from the coding sequence ATGCTGGCCGATGAATCCATGCGCCTGAACAAATACATCAGCGAGAGCGGCATCTGCTCCCGCCGCGAGGCCGACCGCTTCATCGAGCAGGGCCATGTCTACATCAACGGCAAGCGGGCCGGGATCGGCGATCAGGTGTTTGCCGGGGATCTGGTCAAGGTCAACGGTCAGGTGATAGAGGCGCGCGAAGCCGACAGCCTGGTCTTCATCGTGCTGAACAAGCCGGTGGGCATCGTCTCCACCACAGAGGCGGGAGAGAAGGACAACATCGTCGATTTCGTCAACCACAGCACCCGCATCTTCCCCATCGGCCGCCTCGACAAGGACTCCCAGGGGCTCATCTTCCTCACCAACCACGGGGATCTGGTGAACAAGATACTGCGGGCGGGCAACGATCACGAGAAAGAGTACCTGGTGACCGTCGACAAGCCGGTGACCGATGACTTTATCCGGGGCATGGGGGCCGGGGTGCCCATCCTCGGGGCCGTCACCAAGAAGTGCAAGGTGAAGCGAGAGGCCCCCTTCGTGTTCCGCATCACCCTGGTGCAGGGGTTGAACCGCCAGATCCGCCGCATGTGCGAGCACTTCGGCTTCGAGGTGACCAAGCTCGAGCGCATCCGCATCATGAACGTCAGCCTCAAGGGGCTGCCGGTGGGGGAGTGGCGCGATCTCACCGACGACGAGCTGATCGAGCTGTTCAAGCTCATTGAAGACTCCTCCTCCGAGGTAAAACCGGCCAAGGGGGAGAAACCCAAGACCCCGGCGGCGCAAACCGCCAAACCGGCCCAGGGCAAGAAGCCGCGCCGGGACGACGATCACGAGATTGGCGGGCGCCCCAATGTGCCGGGCCCGGAGGCCTTCGAGAAGAAGAGCCCTGCGGGCAAGGGCGGTGCAGGCAAGGTCGCGGCCGGTAAAGGCGCTGCTGGCAAGGGCGCTCCGGCCAAGGGTGGCAAACCGGCTGCGGGCAAACCGCGCTCCCCCCAGGCCGGACGGCAGAAGAAGGGGCGCTAG
- the gdhA gene encoding NADP-specific glutamate dehydrogenase — protein MSHSLSQEAFLAQVASRNPHQPEFIQAVSEVVASIWPYVERHPRYLQHGLLERLVEPERLIQFRVSWVDDQGQVQVNRGYRIQHNSAIGPFKGGMRFHPSVDLSVLKFLAFEQTFKNALTTLPMGGGKGGSDFDPKGKSEGEVMRFCQALMLELYRHLGANTDVPAGDIGVGGREVSYMAGMMKKLTNSAECVFTGKGLSFGGSLIRPEATGYGLLYFVEAMLAHRGQSLAGMRVSVSGSGNVAQYAIEKAMALGACVISASDSGGTVYDPDGFTPEKLARLMELKNEQRKRVADYAHELGLEFFTGRTPWHLQADVALPCATQNELDAEDAAALVANGVQLVAEGANMPSSAAAIKVFHEARVLFAPGKAANAGGVATSGLEMSQNAQRLSWTREEVDARLKGIMTSIHATCVRFGQDGEGHVNYESGANIAGFVKVADAMLAQGVC, from the coding sequence ATGAGTCATTCCCTCTCTCAGGAGGCATTCCTGGCCCAGGTGGCCAGCCGCAACCCCCACCAACCGGAGTTCATCCAGGCCGTGAGCGAGGTGGTCGCCTCCATCTGGCCCTATGTGGAACGTCACCCCCGCTACCTGCAACACGGCCTGCTGGAGCGGCTGGTGGAGCCGGAGCGCCTCATCCAGTTTCGGGTGAGCTGGGTGGATGACCAGGGTCAGGTGCAGGTCAACCGCGGCTACCGCATCCAGCACAACAGCGCCATAGGTCCCTTCAAGGGGGGCATGCGCTTCCACCCCTCGGTGGATCTCTCGGTGCTCAAGTTCCTCGCCTTCGAGCAGACCTTCAAGAACGCCCTCACCACCCTGCCCATGGGGGGCGGCAAGGGGGGGAGCGATTTCGATCCCAAGGGCAAGAGCGAGGGGGAAGTGATGCGCTTCTGCCAGGCGCTGATGCTGGAGCTCTATCGCCACCTGGGGGCCAATACCGACGTACCGGCCGGTGACATCGGGGTGGGCGGGCGCGAGGTGAGCTACATGGCGGGCATGATGAAGAAGCTCACCAACAGCGCCGAGTGCGTCTTCACCGGCAAGGGGCTCTCCTTTGGCGGCAGCCTGATCCGCCCGGAAGCCACCGGTTACGGCCTGCTCTACTTCGTAGAGGCCATGCTGGCCCACCGTGGCCAGTCCCTGGCCGGCATGCGGGTCTCGGTGTCGGGCTCGGGCAACGTCGCCCAATACGCCATCGAGAAGGCGATGGCCCTGGGCGCCTGTGTCATCAGCGCCTCCGACTCCGGTGGCACCGTCTACGATCCGGACGGCTTCACCCCCGAGAAGCTGGCCCGCTTGATGGAACTGAAAAACGAGCAGCGCAAGCGGGTGGCGGATTACGCCCATGAGCTGGGGCTGGAGTTCTTCACCGGTCGCACTCCCTGGCACCTGCAAGCGGACGTCGCCCTGCCCTGCGCCACCCAGAACGAGCTGGATGCAGAGGATGCCGCAGCCTTGGTCGCCAATGGGGTGCAACTGGTGGCCGAGGGGGCCAACATGCCCTCCAGCGCCGCCGCCATCAAGGTCTTCCACGAGGCGAGGGTGCTGTTCGCCCCGGGCAAGGCCGCCAACGCCGGTGGGGTCGCCACCTCGGGCCTGGAGATGAGCCAGAATGCCCAGCGCCTCTCCTGGACCCGGGAGGAGGTGGACGCCCGCCTCAAGGGGATCATGACCAGCATCCACGCCACCTGCGTCCGATTCGGACAAGATGGCGAGGGCCATGTGAACTACGAAAGCGGCGCCAATATCGCCGGCTTCGTCAAGGTGGCCGACGCCATGCTGGCGCAAGGGGTCTGCTAG
- a CDS encoding DUF3955 domain-containing protein — translation MTTTIGALLLLAGLGCFVAFNLLGTTVDAQGFLHEPFALLPLGYLLLFTGMVLSLRPLLRRALAKGEDNRP, via the coding sequence ATGACAACGACCATAGGCGCCCTTCTGCTCCTGGCCGGGCTCGGCTGCTTTGTGGCCTTCAACCTGCTTGGCACCACAGTGGATGCACAGGGATTCTTGCACGAGCCCTTTGCCCTGCTGCCCCTGGGCTATCTGCTGCTCTTCACCGGCATGGTGCTCAGCTTGCGCCCTCTACTGCGCAGGGCCCTCGCCAAAGGGGAGGACAACCGGCCATGA